In Streptomyces sannanensis, the DNA window CGGTCAGCATCAGCACCGGCGCGATCGACTCCTGCGCGATCCGCTCCGCGGCGGAGATACCGTCGAGCTTCGGCATCTTCACGTCCAGGATCACCAGGTCCGGCCGCTGCTCCCGGGCGAGCTCCACAGCCCGCTCGCCGTCCCCGGCCTCGCCGACGACCGTGTAGCCCTCTTCCTCGAGCATCTCTTTCAGGTCGAGACGGATGAGGGCCTCGTCCTCGGCGATGACGACGCGGGTCGTCAGCGGCGGAACGTGCGACTTGTCGTCATCGGCGACGGGCTGGGGCGACTCGGGGGTGGTCACTGAAGCTCCTCGTTCCTGGGCAAGTACTGCTACATGAGCCTACCCAGCAGCGGCAAGCTCCGGTCACCCGGTACACTTCCGACGAGCAATCCGGCCGGGTTGGCGCAACTGGCTGACGCGGAGGTCTCAAACACCTCTGTCCGCAAGGACGTGTGGGTTCGAATCCCATACCCGGCACCATCACGCTAAGCGGATGTTCACGTTCTCGTGAACATCCGCTTTTTGCTGCACATAGCGACCGGCAACCACTCACAGTAGTCGAGTGAACTTCCATGGCACTGAAGTGCGACAGAAGGCGCTCACGCTCCTGCGCGGCGGAACGAAGAATGCCGATGTCGCGCGACGCCTGAATGTCCCGCTGGGCACGATCGGCTACTGGAAGCACACGGACCGAGCCAAGCGCGGCGAGACGGTCGGTGTGCGCCCCTCGCTGCTCTGCCCCTTGTGCGACGGCCGCCCCCTGGACAAAGCCGCGTACTCCTACCTGCTCGGCCTCTATCTTGGCGACGGGCACATCAGTCACTACGCCAAACACAAAGTGCCCAGCCTCATGATCACGCTCGACGACGCGTGGCCCGGCGTCCAGGACGAGGCAGAGGCAGCCCTCCGGGCCGTGTTCCCGCACAACGCCACCTGCCGCGTCCGCCTCAAAGGGGCCCACAACATCAAGGTCTACTTCAAGCATCTGGCGTGCCTCTTCCCCCAGCACGGCCCCGGCAAGAAGCACGAGCGCAAGATCGCGCTTGAACCCTGGCAACAGAAGATCGTCGATGCGCACCCCTGGGGATTCATCCGCGGGCTGATCCACTCCGACGGGTGCCGGATCACCAACTGGACTACCCGTGTCGTCGCCGGCGAGAAGAAACGCTACGAGTACCCGCGGTACTTCT includes these proteins:
- a CDS encoding helix-turn-helix domain-containing protein; protein product: MNFHGTEVRQKALTLLRGGTKNADVARRLNVPLGTIGYWKHTDRAKRGETVGVRPSLLCPLCDGRPLDKAAYSYLLGLYLGDGHISHYAKHKVPSLMITLDDAWPGVQDEAEAALRAVFPHNATCRVRLKGAHNIKVYFKHLACLFPQHGPGKKHERKIALEPWQQKIVDAHPWGFIRGLIHSDGCRITNWTTRVVAGEKKRYEYPRYFFSNKSDDIRKLLTDTLTKVGVEWTVLARGSDPFNVSIARRASVALMDAHIGPKY